In the genome of Calothrix sp. PCC 6303, the window CGAATTGCAGCTATGGCTTCAGGGTATTTTTCTTGCTGACTGTATGTTAAACCCAAACCATAATGAGCATCATCATTTTTCGGTTCAAGTTTGATTGCTTCTTTATAGGCAATTACAGATGCATCCAGCTTCTCGCTATCTCGTAACTTCTCCCCATAATCTCGATAAATCTTAGGGCTTTTTTGCAACTTCAAAGCCTGTTCATATGCGGCAATTCCTTCATCATTTCGACTTTGAGAAAAGAAGGTATCACCTAACCGCGCATAGGCAAAAGCATCTTTAGGTTGCAACTTAATTACTTGCTGCCAGGTTGTTTCCGCTTTTTCATAATCGGAATTAGATTGGGCAGTTTGTGCGGCTTCAACTAGTTCGACAACCTGGGCAACAGAAATTTGTGGCATTATTGCCAAAGAAAAACCTAAAGCTATGGGTAATATTTTTTTGACCATTTTTTCTGACAATTAATTCTGCCTGGTTAATTATGAACTTTTTATACCATTTCCGGAAAATTCTGATCAAAATATTTTGTAACTTCCCAACCACCAATTGCCGATTCACTTACCCCAGAAATACTTTGTAGTTTCATGGCGAGGAACCTCATCTGACTTCGTGAATGTTGTAAAATAGACATATCAGCATTCGAGGACCAGTTCACTGGTTAGATACGCCTATCGAGACTATTTTTGGTAATCTCCAAGGTTTAAAGACCAGCCAGCTGAAACACCTTCAGCGGCTTTACCACCAGCGCGTACCGGGCGATCGCATCACCACGTCCGATTTTTCCGAGCGCTTGGCTGCCATAAGTACTGATATCAAACAACCCGTATGTGCCTATCTTAACCGTCGGGGACAGGTGATTCGGGTCGGAATAGGTACTCCACGTCAAACCCAAATTCCCCTCTCAGAATTGCCTAGATACGGTGCAGAACGACTTAGTGGTATCCGTTGTATATCTACCCAACTAAAGGCAGAACTGCCCAGTGATGCGGCTTTAACGGCAATGGCGATGCAGCGTCTTGATGCTTTAGTTGTGTTAAATATTACAGGAACAGGATTCACAAAACGTGGCGGTGGCGCTACAGGCTATGTTAAAGATGTATATTTGGCACATCTTAATGCCCAATTATCCCGTGTCCTAATTACTAGCGGTGTTTCCATTACAGATGAAGGAAATGCCTTAGCAACACCAAGTTGGCAGATTTCCCCACCCATGAGTTTGGATGAGATTTCCGATCAAGATTTCATGGACTTGGTGGAAGGATTAGAAGAAGAATTTCGGCGAGAGTATGTAGCGCAAGAGGTTGACAGTAAGAGCGATCGCGTAGTGATTGTAGGGGTAGTAACTGATGGTATCTCACCACAACGCTTTCAAGATGTGATTGAAGAGTTGGCGCGGTTAGTTGATACTGCTGGGGGTGAAGTTTTACAAACAATCCTCCAAAAAAGAAACCGCATCCATCCCCAAACAGTTGTGGGGGAGGGAAAAGTCCAAGAAATCGCCCTGGCAGCGCAAACTCTTGGTGCGACTTTGGTGGTTTTTGATCGTAACCTGTCCCCATCCCAAGCCCGAAACTTAGAAAACCAAATCGGTATCCGTGTAGTGGATCGCACCGAAGTTATTCTAGATATCTTCGCCCAACGCGCCCAATCCCGCGCAGGGAAACTCCAAGTTGAGTTGGCACAACTAGAATACATCATGCCACGTCTGAGGGGTAAGGGTGAGGCGATGTCACGGTTAGGGGGTGGTATTGGTACCAGGGGACCTGGGGAAACTAAACTAGAAACTGAACGCCGAACCATTCAAAAGCGCATATCACGGTTACAGCAAGAAGTTAACCAACTCCAAGCACATCGTTCCCGATTGCGGCAACGACGACAACATGAAGAAATTCCTTCGGTGGCTTTGGTGGGTTATACTAACGCCGGAAAATCAACCCTGTTAAATGCCCTAACTAACGCAGAAGTATACACCGCTGACCAATTATTTGCTACCCTCGACCCCACTACCCGCCGTTTGGTAGTTCCCGATGTGGTAGAAAATAAACCCCAAGAAATCTTGGTGACAGATACAGTGGGATTCATCCACGAACTACCTGATGCTTTGATGGATGCTTTCCGTGCCACCTTAGAGGAAGTCACCGAAGCAGACGCTTTACTACACTTGGTGGATTTATCTCACCCTGCGTGGTTAAGTCACATTCGCGCTGTACGGGATATCTTAGCAGAAATGCCAGTGACACCGGGACCAGCTTTGGTGATCTTTAATAAAATCGATGAAGCCGATAGTGATAGATTAGCGATCGCACGGGAAGAATTCCCCATGGCAGTGTTCATATCTGCTAAACAACGTCTGGGTTTAGAAACCCTGCGGCAGCGGATTGCTCAGTTGGTTCATTATACAGCTTTGAATGGATAGGATTTCTTCCGTAGAGACGCGATACATCGCGTCTCTCCATATTTGTATATTTCTTAACAAAGTCTCGTAAGTTGGGTTAGGTGGATAATTGATTTTTAATCAAAACGACAATATATATTCCGCCGTAACCCAAC includes:
- the hflX gene encoding GTPase HflX, coding for METIFGNLQGLKTSQLKHLQRLYHQRVPGDRITTSDFSERLAAISTDIKQPVCAYLNRRGQVIRVGIGTPRQTQIPLSELPRYGAERLSGIRCISTQLKAELPSDAALTAMAMQRLDALVVLNITGTGFTKRGGGATGYVKDVYLAHLNAQLSRVLITSGVSITDEGNALATPSWQISPPMSLDEISDQDFMDLVEGLEEEFRREYVAQEVDSKSDRVVIVGVVTDGISPQRFQDVIEELARLVDTAGGEVLQTILQKRNRIHPQTVVGEGKVQEIALAAQTLGATLVVFDRNLSPSQARNLENQIGIRVVDRTEVILDIFAQRAQSRAGKLQVELAQLEYIMPRLRGKGEAMSRLGGGIGTRGPGETKLETERRTIQKRISRLQQEVNQLQAHRSRLRQRRQHEEIPSVALVGYTNAGKSTLLNALTNAEVYTADQLFATLDPTTRRLVVPDVVENKPQEILVTDTVGFIHELPDALMDAFRATLEEVTEADALLHLVDLSHPAWLSHIRAVRDILAEMPVTPGPALVIFNKIDEADSDRLAIAREEFPMAVFISAKQRLGLETLRQRIAQLVHYTALNG